The proteins below are encoded in one region of Bacteroides uniformis:
- the galK gene encoding galactokinase has translation MDIEYVRSRFIKHFDGTTGAVYASPGRINLIGEHTDYNGGFVFPGAIDKGMIAEIKPNGTNTVKAYSIDLKDYVEFGLNEEDAPRASWARYIFGVCREMMKRGVDVKGFNTAFAGDVPLGAGMSSSAALESTYAYALNDLFGDNKIDKFELAKVGQSTEHNYCGVNCGIMDQFASVFGKKGSLIRLDCRSLEYQYFPFDPQGYRLVLVDSVVKHELASSAYNKRRQSCEAAVAAVQKKHPHVEFLRDVTMGMLEEAKADISAEDYMRAEYVIEEIQRVLDVCDALEKGDYETVGQKMYETHHGMSKLYEVSCEELDFLNDLAFDCGVTGSRVMGGGFGGCTINLVKDELYSTFIEKAKDEFKKKFGRSPKVYDVVISDGARRLE, from the coding sequence ATGGATATAGAATACGTAAGAAGCCGTTTCATCAAGCACTTTGACGGAACAACGGGAGCTGTTTATGCTTCTCCGGGTCGCATCAACCTTATCGGTGAGCATACAGACTATAACGGTGGTTTTGTATTCCCCGGAGCAATCGATAAGGGAATGATTGCAGAAATAAAGCCCAACGGCACAAACACAGTAAAAGCTTATTCCATCGACCTGAAAGATTATGTGGAATTTGGCTTGAATGAAGAAGATGCACCCCGCGCAAGCTGGGCAAGATATATCTTTGGCGTGTGCCGGGAAATGATGAAACGCGGTGTAGATGTAAAAGGTTTCAATACAGCTTTTGCAGGCGATGTGCCTCTGGGTGCAGGAATGTCCTCTTCAGCAGCTTTGGAAAGTACCTATGCCTATGCTTTGAACGACTTGTTCGGTGACAACAAAATAGACAAATTTGAATTGGCAAAAGTGGGACAATCTACAGAACACAACTATTGTGGCGTAAACTGTGGTATCATGGACCAATTTGCTTCTGTATTCGGAAAGAAAGGAAGCCTCATCCGCCTGGATTGCCGTTCACTGGAATATCAGTATTTCCCATTCGACCCGCAAGGCTATCGTCTGGTTCTTGTAGATTCTGTAGTGAAACACGAACTTGCATCTTCAGCATACAACAAACGTCGTCAAAGCTGCGAAGCTGCTGTTGCCGCTGTTCAGAAGAAGCATCCACACGTAGAATTCCTGCGTGACGTTACCATGGGCATGCTGGAAGAAGCCAAAGCCGACATCAGCGCAGAAGACTATATGCGTGCAGAATATGTCATCGAAGAGATTCAACGCGTACTCGACGTTTGCGACGCCCTGGAGAAAGGCGATTATGAAACTGTAGGCCAAAAGATGTATGAAACACATCATGGCATGAGTAAGTTGTATGAAGTAAGCTGCGAAGAACTCGATTTTCTGAATGACCTTGCATTCGATTGTGGAGTTACCGGTTCACGTGTCATGGGCGGTGGATTCGGTGGATGTACAATCAATCTGGTAAAGGATGAATTGTACAGTACATTCATCGAAAAAGCAAAAGATGAATTCAAGAAGAAGTTCGGCAGAAGCCCAAAAGTATATGATGTAGTCATCAGCGACGGTGCCCGCAGATTAGAATAA
- a CDS encoding sugar MFS transporter, with translation MTQQKQNGKLIAIITMIFLFGMISFVTNLAAPMGIVLKNQFSVSNALGMLGNFGNFIAYAVMGIPSGILLQRVGYKKTALIAVAVGFIGVGIQYLSGHSSPDMAFAVYLIGAFIAGFSMCLLNTVVNPMLNKLGGEGNKGNQLIQVGGSFNSVMATITPMFVGILIAGSIEKATISQIFPVMYTAMAVFAIAFFVLLIVPIPEPNAATSTEPIGKLMSGALKFRHFILGAIAIFVYVGVEVGVPGTLNLFLTDPIEKGGAGISSTISGFVVGTYWFLMLIGRLAGASLGAKISSKAMLTFTSALGLLLVFLAIFSSTGSLVNLPVLQQSATGGLSFGFAEVPINAMYLVLVGLCTSIMWGGIFNLAVEGLGKYLAAASGLFMVLVCGGGILPVIQGLVADIAGFMPSYWVIIAALGYLLFYGLVGCKNVNKDIKVD, from the coding sequence ATGACACAACAAAAACAGAATGGTAAACTCATCGCAATTATCACGATGATCTTCCTTTTTGGTATGATTTCATTTGTTACCAACCTTGCTGCCCCTATGGGAATCGTACTGAAAAATCAGTTTTCAGTATCCAACGCTTTAGGAATGTTGGGTAACTTTGGTAACTTTATTGCATATGCAGTGATGGGAATACCAAGCGGCATCTTACTACAACGGGTAGGGTATAAAAAAACGGCATTGATAGCAGTAGCTGTAGGCTTTATCGGTGTAGGTATCCAATATTTATCAGGTCATTCAAGCCCTGATATGGCTTTTGCCGTATATTTGATTGGCGCTTTCATCGCCGGTTTCTCCATGTGTTTGCTTAATACGGTAGTCAACCCGATGCTGAACAAGCTCGGCGGCGAAGGTAACAAAGGAAACCAGCTTATCCAAGTGGGTGGTTCTTTCAACTCCGTAATGGCCACCATTACTCCGATGTTCGTAGGTATCCTGATTGCCGGTTCCATTGAAAAAGCTACTATCTCTCAGATATTCCCTGTAATGTACACAGCAATGGCTGTATTTGCCATCGCGTTCTTCGTTCTTTTGATTGTGCCCATACCGGAACCCAATGCTGCAACTTCAACAGAACCTATCGGTAAGTTGATGTCAGGCGCTTTAAAATTCCGCCACTTCATTTTGGGAGCTATAGCAATCTTTGTATATGTAGGTGTCGAAGTTGGTGTACCGGGTACTCTGAACTTGTTTTTGACCGATCCGATTGAAAAGGGAGGAGCAGGCATTTCTTCCACCATTTCCGGTTTTGTTGTAGGTACATATTGGTTCCTCATGCTGATTGGACGTCTGGCCGGCGCTTCATTGGGTGCAAAAATCTCCAGTAAGGCAATGCTTACCTTTACTTCCGCATTAGGCTTACTTTTGGTATTCCTTGCCATCTTCTCATCTACCGGTTCGCTTGTCAATCTGCCGGTACTCCAACAAAGTGCTACGGGAGGTCTCTCTTTCGGATTTGCAGAAGTACCTATCAACGCAATGTATCTGGTACTGGTAGGTCTGTGTACTTCCATCATGTGGGGTGGTATCTTTAATCTGGCCGTAGAAGGATTGGGTAAATATCTGGCAGCGGCTTCCGGTCTGTTCATGGTATTGGTATGCGGCGGCGGCATCTTGCCCGTTATCCAAGGTTTGGTGGCCGACATTGCAGGTTTCATGCCGAGTTACTGGGTTATCATCGCAGCCCTTGGCTATCTGTTGTTCTACGGTTTGGTAGGCTGCAAAAATGTCAATAAGGACATCAAGGTCGATTAA
- a CDS encoding aldose epimerase family protein — protein sequence MINTTPTESNLSGLNQKDFQKDINNKKTDLFILKNAQGMEVAVTNYGCAILSIMVPDKNGKYANVVLGHDSIEHVINSPEPFLNTTIGRYGNRIAKGKFTLYGEEHQLAINNGPNSLHGGPTGFHTRVWDAVQPEPSTVIFNYTSADGEEGFPGNLEVEMTYRLEDETNALVIEYRATTDKATIVNLTNHGFFNLAGIANPSPTVLNNIVTINADFYVPIDEVSIPTGEILKVEGTPMDFRTPHTLGERIDEKHTQIVNGTGYDHCYVLNKTESGELSLAATCIEPNSGRTMEVYTTENGVQLYTGNWLGGFEGAHGATFPARSAVCFEAQCFPDTPNKSHFPSAVLLPGDEYQQVTIYKFGVQE from the coding sequence ATGATAAACACTACTCCAACAGAAAGTAATTTGTCCGGTTTGAACCAAAAAGACTTTCAAAAGGATATAAATAACAAAAAGACAGATTTGTTTATCCTGAAGAATGCCCAGGGAATGGAAGTTGCAGTTACTAATTACGGCTGTGCAATACTTTCCATCATGGTACCCGACAAAAATGGCAAATATGCCAATGTTGTATTAGGACACGACAGTATTGAACATGTAATCAACAGCCCGGAACCTTTTCTAAACACTACCATCGGACGCTACGGTAACCGGATAGCTAAAGGAAAGTTTACTTTATACGGCGAAGAGCACCAATTGGCAATCAACAATGGTCCCAACTCACTGCATGGTGGTCCGACTGGTTTTCATACCCGTGTATGGGATGCTGTCCAGCCAGAGCCATCAACAGTCATCTTCAACTACACATCCGCTGACGGCGAAGAGGGCTTCCCCGGAAATCTCGAAGTAGAAATGACTTATCGCCTGGAGGATGAGACCAATGCTCTGGTCATCGAATACCGGGCTACTACCGATAAAGCCACCATCGTCAATCTGACCAATCACGGTTTCTTCAATCTTGCCGGTATAGCCAATCCCTCCCCTACAGTCTTAAACAATATTGTTACCATCAACGCAGATTTTTATGTACCCATCGATGAAGTATCCATTCCTACCGGAGAGATATTGAAGGTAGAAGGTACTCCTATGGATTTCCGTACTCCCCATACTCTTGGTGAACGAATTGATGAGAAACATACGCAAATTGTGAATGGCACAGGATATGACCATTGCTATGTACTGAACAAGACTGAAAGTGGAGAGCTGAGCCTTGCAGCCACCTGCATAGAGCCCAACAGCGGGCGAACGATGGAAGTATATACCACTGAAAATGGCGTCCAGCTCTACACAGGAAACTGGCTCGGGGGCTTTGAAGGTGCCCATGGAGCCACTTTCCCTGCAAGAAGTGCAGTCTGCTTTGAGGCCCAGTGTTTTCCCGATACGCCCAACAAGTCCCATTTTCCGTCGGCAGTATTGCTACCGGGTGATGAGTACCAGCAAGTGACAATCTACAAGTTTGGTGTACAAGAATGA
- a CDS encoding type I phosphomannose isomerase catalytic subunit, with translation MYPLKFEPILKQTLWGGDKIIPFKHLNDTLANVGESWEVSAVEGSESIVANGADKGLTLPDMVRKYKEDLVGEANYARFGNKFPLLIKFIDAKLDLSIQVHPGDELAKKRHNSFGKNEMWYVIAADQGAKLISGFAEQITPKEYKERVYNGTFADVLQTCAIKPGDVFYVPAGRVHGIGAGAFVAEIQQTSDITYRIFDYNRKDRDGKSRELHTSQAIDAINFADVQDDFRTEYEQVQNEPVEMVASPYFTTSIYDMTEEITCDYSELDSFVIFICVEGSCRIIDNEKNEVSVQAGETILLPAATQEVTIVPEGAVKLLETYV, from the coding sequence ATGTATCCTCTAAAATTTGAGCCTATTCTGAAGCAGACGCTTTGGGGAGGCGACAAGATTATTCCATTCAAACATTTGAATGATACCCTTGCCAATGTAGGCGAGAGTTGGGAAGTGTCGGCAGTAGAAGGCAGTGAGTCTATAGTGGCCAATGGTGCAGACAAAGGATTGACGCTGCCGGATATGGTCAGAAAATATAAGGAAGACCTGGTAGGAGAAGCCAACTATGCACGTTTCGGAAATAAGTTTCCTTTATTGATAAAGTTTATTGATGCCAAGTTGGACTTGTCGATTCAGGTACACCCGGGTGACGAGTTGGCTAAGAAACGTCATAACAGTTTTGGTAAAAATGAAATGTGGTATGTTATTGCTGCTGACCAGGGTGCCAAGCTGATTTCCGGTTTTGCAGAGCAGATTACTCCGAAAGAATATAAGGAACGAGTGTATAATGGTACGTTTGCGGATGTTCTGCAGACTTGCGCCATTAAACCGGGCGATGTGTTTTATGTGCCTGCAGGTCGGGTACATGGAATCGGTGCGGGAGCTTTTGTAGCAGAAATACAGCAAACGTCGGATATCACTTACCGTATTTTTGATTACAATCGTAAGGATAGGGATGGTAAATCAAGAGAACTGCATACAAGCCAGGCCATTGATGCCATTAATTTTGCAGATGTGCAGGACGATTTTCGTACGGAGTACGAGCAGGTGCAGAATGAACCGGTAGAAATGGTGGCAAGCCCGTATTTCACGACTTCCATCTATGATATGACGGAAGAAATCACTTGTGACTATTCTGAACTGGATTCTTTTGTTATCTTTATTTGTGTGGAGGGTTCTTGCCGTATTATTGATAATGAGAAGAATGAAGTTTCCGTACAAGCGGGCGAAACAATCCTGCTGCCAGCTGCAACCCAAGAAGTGACGATTGTGCCTGAAGGAGCAGTGAAGTTGCTTGAGACGTACGTATAA
- a CDS encoding phage holin family protein, producing MFADDKSIENMQQLFIEFKKYLELQKEYTKLEVTEKLSKLLSTLLLVLLVVILGVVVLFHLSFTLVYILAPLVGGLMMSFALITCFHILLIVLLVLFRKKLIIDPTVKLIAELFLDN from the coding sequence ATGTTTGCAGACGACAAAAGTATAGAAAATATGCAGCAGCTCTTCATTGAATTCAAGAAATACCTGGAGCTGCAAAAAGAATATACCAAACTGGAAGTCACCGAAAAACTGTCCAAACTGCTTTCTACGCTTTTATTGGTGCTATTGGTCGTCATACTCGGCGTAGTGGTTCTGTTTCATCTGTCGTTTACGCTGGTCTATATTTTAGCTCCGCTGGTAGGCGGGCTAATGATGAGTTTTGCACTTATCACGTGCTTCCATATCCTACTCATCGTTCTGCTTGTCCTATTCCGCAAAAAGCTCATTATTGATCCGACAGTAAAACTTATCGCAGAATTATTCTTAGACAATTAA
- a CDS encoding YtxH domain-containing protein has protein sequence MKGLNVLAAFLGGAAVGAALGILFAPEKGEDTRNKIAEILRKKGIRLNRSEMEDLVDEIAAEIKGEVTE, from the coding sequence ATGAAAGGATTAAATGTTTTAGCAGCTTTCCTGGGTGGCGCCGCAGTAGGTGCAGCCCTCGGTATCTTATTTGCTCCTGAAAAAGGAGAAGACACCCGTAACAAAATCGCAGAAATTCTCCGTAAGAAAGGGATTCGTCTGAACCGAAGCGAAATGGAAGACTTGGTAGATGAAATTGCTGCGGAAATCAAAGGTGAGGTAACGGAATAA
- a CDS encoding DEAD/DEAH box helicase produces the protein MTFENLNLIEPILKALQEEGYSTPTPIQEKSIPILLQGKDLLGCAQTGTGKTAAFSIPILQKLYKTDNRKSIKALILTPTRELAIQIGESFSAYGKYTGLRHAVIFGGVGQKPQTDELKRGVQILVATPGRLQDLVNQGFINLKALEFFVLDEADRMLDMGFIHDIRRILKLLPAKRQTLFFSATMPPEIETLANSMLTHPEKVEVTPASSTVDTISQSVYFVEKKEKKDLLIHLLKNPAIKSVLIFTRTKYGADKLARTLSKSGIRAEAIHGNKSQNARQRALTGFKNHELRVLIATDIAARGIDVDQLSHVINYELPNIPETYVHRIGRTGRAGHDGIALSFCESEELPYLKDIQKLIGKSIPVIKEHPFVTADGLKAQKIKTEEIKAKTKENKIYRGSRTNGDFWRRKKQTSQNNTPKGVGR, from the coding sequence ATGACATTTGAAAATTTGAATTTGATAGAACCTATATTGAAGGCTCTTCAAGAAGAGGGGTATTCCACCCCTACCCCAATCCAGGAAAAATCGATCCCTATATTACTTCAAGGAAAAGACTTATTAGGATGTGCTCAAACCGGAACAGGCAAAACCGCCGCATTTTCCATCCCTATCTTGCAAAAGTTATATAAAACGGATAATCGCAAAAGTATCAAAGCACTCATTCTGACGCCGACCCGCGAGTTGGCCATACAGATAGGAGAATCCTTCAGTGCATACGGTAAGTATACCGGACTGAGACATGCCGTCATCTTCGGCGGTGTAGGACAAAAGCCACAGACAGATGAACTGAAACGTGGAGTACAAATACTGGTTGCAACTCCCGGACGACTGCAAGACCTGGTCAACCAAGGTTTCATTAACCTAAAAGCACTCGAATTCTTCGTATTGGACGAAGCAGACCGGATGCTGGACATGGGATTCATACATGATATCCGACGCATATTAAAGCTATTGCCCGCAAAACGGCAGACTCTCTTCTTTTCGGCCACAATGCCTCCGGAAATAGAGACCTTGGCAAACTCCATGCTGACGCACCCCGAGAAAGTGGAAGTCACCCCTGCATCGTCTACGGTTGACACAATCTCCCAATCAGTCTATTTCGTTGAGAAAAAAGAGAAAAAAGACTTACTGATTCATCTGCTGAAGAATCCGGCTATCAAGTCCGTACTTATCTTCACCAGAACTAAATATGGAGCAGACAAACTTGCACGTACCCTTAGTAAGTCCGGAATAAGAGCCGAAGCCATACATGGAAACAAGTCGCAGAATGCCCGACAGCGAGCACTGACCGGCTTTAAGAACCATGAACTGCGTGTACTGATAGCAACCGATATTGCAGCACGAGGTATCGACGTGGACCAACTATCACACGTCATCAACTATGAGTTGCCCAACATTCCGGAAACATACGTGCACCGTATCGGACGAACCGGACGTGCCGGCCACGACGGTATTGCCCTCTCCTTTTGCGAATCGGAAGAACTGCCTTACCTGAAAGATATCCAAAAATTGATAGGGAAAAGTATCCCAGTAATAAAAGAACACCCATTTGTCACCGCCGATGGTTTAAAAGCCCAGAAAATCAAGACTGAAGAAATTAAGGCCAAAACCAAGGAAAACAAAATCTATCGCGGGAGCCGTACGAATGGAGACTTTTGGAGAAGAAAAAAGCAAACCTCGCAAAACAACACCCCAAAAGGAGTTGGAAGATAA
- a CDS encoding lipocalin-like domain-containing protein has translation MKLHLKYLWIVLVACTLTACMNGGGDLAGKWQLRQYQYADGTSEKVDSVFYNFQKGSFSAICLLKDGGLTTFFGNYSLKGAEISIILLPESVNDKNYDTYFGWPEGKCTFKVEDLSYSSLRLEYEGTKSIFRKF, from the coding sequence ATGAAATTGCATTTAAAATATCTTTGGATTGTATTGGTGGCTTGTACTTTGACCGCTTGCATGAATGGTGGGGGTGACTTGGCCGGTAAGTGGCAGTTGCGTCAGTATCAATATGCCGACGGTACATCAGAGAAGGTGGACAGTGTATTCTATAATTTTCAAAAAGGAAGTTTTTCTGCCATATGTTTGTTGAAAGATGGAGGGTTGACTACGTTTTTTGGAAATTATTCTTTGAAAGGTGCTGAAATTTCCATTATTTTGTTGCCTGAAAGCGTTAACGATAAAAATTATGATACTTATTTCGGGTGGCCGGAAGGAAAATGTACCTTTAAAGTAGAAGATTTGTCCTACTCTTCATTGCGTTTGGAATATGAGGGCACGAAATCTATTTTTCGAAAATTTTGA
- a CDS encoding SPOR domain-containing protein: MKKLAVLGMGVCIALAFSSCKSSESAYKKAYEKAKQQELAEPQTTAPAEEVAPVVTAPVEVKVVESAPAGMRQEKVTVVSGGTSLKTFSVVCGAYSVKANAEGVKQALVNEGYTAMVVYNAERNLYRVVIGTFDDRASAENLRDSFKAKHPSNDDFQKAWLLYSVN, translated from the coding sequence ATGAAAAAATTAGCCGTATTGGGAATGGGAGTATGCATAGCTCTGGCATTCTCTTCTTGTAAATCAAGTGAAAGTGCTTATAAGAAAGCATATGAAAAGGCAAAACAGCAGGAATTGGCTGAGCCGCAAACAACTGCCCCTGCTGAAGAGGTGGCTCCAGTGGTTACCGCTCCAGTAGAAGTAAAGGTGGTGGAAAGTGCACCTGCCGGCATGCGTCAGGAAAAGGTGACTGTGGTATCAGGTGGTACCAGCTTGAAAACCTTTAGTGTAGTTTGCGGAGCTTATAGCGTGAAAGCTAATGCGGAAGGTGTGAAGCAGGCATTGGTGAATGAAGGCTATACTGCAATGGTGGTTTACAATGCAGAAAGAAACCTGTATCGTGTAGTTATCGGTACATTCGATGACAGAGCATCCGCCGAGAATCTACGCGACTCTTTCAAAGCTAAACATCCTTCGAATGATGACTTCCAGAAGGCATGGTTGCTGTATAGCGTCAATTAA
- the cysQ gene encoding 3'(2'),5'-bisphosphate nucleotidase CysQ → MERRYILNAIDAALQAGEKILSIYDDPASDFQVEKKADNSPLTIADRKAHETICRFLADTPFPLLSEEGKHLPFSERRSWETLWIVDPLDGTKEFIKRNGEFTVNIALVHHSVPVMGVIYVPVKKELYFGVHDSGAYKLSGITARDGMSWDELLAKAVRLPETSVHERFVIVASRSHLTPETEDYIEKMKCSHAEVELISSGSSIKICLVAEGKADVYPRFAPTMEWDTAAGHAIARAAGMEIYQAGKEEPLQYNKEDLLNPWFIVEPKHTEIK, encoded by the coding sequence ATGGAACGACGATATATACTGAATGCGATTGATGCCGCTTTGCAGGCTGGCGAGAAAATTCTTTCCATTTACGATGATCCGGCATCGGATTTTCAGGTAGAAAAAAAAGCGGATAATTCTCCTCTTACTATTGCCGACCGTAAGGCTCATGAAACTATCTGCCGTTTTTTGGCTGATACACCTTTCCCTCTGCTAAGCGAGGAAGGCAAACATTTGCCTTTTTCGGAACGACGGAGTTGGGAAACTTTATGGATTGTAGACCCTTTGGACGGTACGAAGGAGTTCATTAAGAGGAACGGTGAGTTCACAGTGAATATAGCTTTGGTGCATCACTCAGTACCGGTAATGGGAGTCATTTATGTGCCGGTAAAAAAGGAGCTCTATTTTGGAGTGCATGATTCGGGTGCTTATAAGCTATCTGGTATTACTGCACGTGATGGAATGTCGTGGGATGAACTGCTTGCGAAAGCTGTCCGGCTGCCGGAAACAAGCGTGCACGAACGGTTTGTAATTGTGGCTTCCCGTTCGCATCTGACGCCCGAGACAGAAGATTATATCGAGAAAATGAAATGCAGCCATGCGGAAGTTGAGCTTATATCAAGTGGAAGTTCCATCAAGATTTGTCTGGTAGCTGAAGGCAAGGCTGATGTATATCCTCGTTTTGCCCCTACGATGGAATGGGATACGGCGGCTGGGCATGCTATTGCACGTGCTGCCGGAATGGAAATTTATCAGGCGGGGAAGGAAGAACCTTTGCAATATAATAAGGAGGATTTGCTGAATCCGTGGTTTATCGTAGAACCCAAGCATACCGAAATAAAATAA
- a CDS encoding SLC13 family permease, translated as MTFEILFVLLALLGMVIALVLDKMRPGMVLFSVVVLFLCAGILTPKEMLEGFSNKGMMTVAMLFLVSEGIRQSGALGQVIKKLLPQGKTTVFKAQFRMLPTIAFISAFLNNTPVVVIFAPIIKRWAESVKLPATKFLIPLSYVTILGGICTLIGTSTNLVVHGMILEAGYEGFTMFELGKVGIFVAIAGILYLFAFSSRLLPDVRTDAVKLDEEPEEHGDLHRVEAVLGARFPGINKKLGDFNFKRHYGAEVKEIKRSGQSIVGNLENEYLREGDTLVVMADDSFVKTWGESSVFVLLANGKDTEPVPGKGKRWFALVLLILMIVGATVGELPVVKEAFPEIKLDMFFFVSITTIIMAWTKIFPARKYTKYISWDILITIACAFAISKAMVNSGVADAVARFIIGMSHHYGPHVLLAAVFIITNLFTELITNNAAAALAFPLALSISSQMGVSPMPFFVVICMAASASFSTPIGYQTNLIVQGIGNYKFTDFVRIGLPLNIITFLISIFLIPLIWPF; from the coding sequence ATGACATTTGAGATATTGTTTGTGCTACTGGCATTGTTGGGCATGGTGATTGCCTTGGTTCTGGATAAAATGCGTCCGGGCATGGTGCTCTTTTCTGTCGTAGTATTGTTCTTGTGTGCAGGTATCCTCACTCCTAAGGAGATGCTGGAAGGGTTCAGTAATAAGGGGATGATGACTGTTGCCATGCTGTTTTTGGTCAGTGAAGGCATCAGGCAGTCGGGTGCTTTGGGGCAAGTAATCAAGAAGCTGCTTCCCCAAGGTAAGACTACGGTCTTTAAAGCGCAGTTCCGTATGTTGCCCACCATTGCTTTTATTTCAGCTTTTCTAAACAATACTCCGGTGGTTGTTATCTTTGCTCCCATTATCAAGCGTTGGGCCGAATCTGTAAAATTGCCTGCTACCAAGTTCCTTATACCCCTTTCTTATGTGACGATACTTGGCGGAATCTGCACCCTGATAGGGACGTCGACCAATCTGGTGGTGCATGGTATGATATTGGAAGCCGGATATGAAGGCTTTACTATGTTCGAGTTGGGTAAAGTGGGCATTTTCGTCGCGATTGCAGGCATCCTTTATCTGTTCGCTTTTTCCTCAAGGCTTTTGCCGGATGTTCGTACGGATGCGGTAAAGCTGGATGAGGAGCCGGAGGAGCATGGAGATTTACATCGGGTGGAAGCTGTACTCGGCGCCCGTTTTCCCGGTATCAACAAGAAACTTGGTGATTTTAACTTCAAGCGGCATTATGGGGCCGAAGTGAAGGAGATTAAGCGTAGCGGTCAGAGCATTGTCGGAAATCTGGAAAATGAATATCTCCGCGAAGGGGATACGCTGGTGGTGATGGCTGATGACTCTTTTGTAAAGACCTGGGGGGAATCTTCGGTGTTCGTGTTGCTGGCCAATGGCAAGGATACGGAACCGGTGCCCGGAAAGGGAAAGCGCTGGTTTGCCTTGGTTTTGCTGATATTGATGATAGTGGGTGCAACGGTTGGTGAACTTCCGGTTGTCAAGGAAGCTTTTCCGGAAATCAAGTTGGATATGTTTTTCTTCGTTTCCATTACTACTATCATTATGGCCTGGACAAAGATATTTCCGGCCCGCAAGTATACCAAATATATATCTTGGGATATTCTGATAACGATTGCTTGTGCTTTTGCTATCAGCAAGGCGATGGTGAATTCCGGAGTGGCAGATGCTGTGGCGCGTTTCATTATAGGCATGAGCCATCATTATGGCCCCCACGTGTTGCTGGCTGCTGTGTTTATCATAACGAACTTGTTTACAGAGCTGATTACGAACAATGCGGCCGCGGCACTCGCTTTCCCGTTGGCACTTTCCATCTCTTCACAGATGGGAGTCAGTCCGATGCCTTTCTTCGTTGTAATTTGTATGGCGGCTTCCGCCAGCTTCTCCACTCCTATAGGGTATCAGACTAATTTGATTGTACAAGGTATCGGTAACTATAAGTTCACGGATTTTGTACGCATCGGATTACCTTTGAATATCATTACTTTCCTGATATCCATTTTCTTGATTCCTTTAATTTGGCCATTTTAA
- the cysC gene encoding adenylyl-sulfate kinase — translation MEENNHIYPIFDRMLMRKDKEDLLKQHSVMVWFTGLSGSGKSTIAIALERELHKRGLLCRILDGDNIRSGINNNLGFTEADRVENIRRIAEVSKLFLDTGVITIAAFISPNNDIREMAADIIGQDDFLEVYVSTPLEECERRDVKGLYAKARKGEIKNFTGISAPFEEPAHPALTLDTSVLSLEESVNKLLELILPRIQKK, via the coding sequence ATGGAAGAAAACAACCACATATATCCGATATTTGACAGAATGCTGATGCGGAAAGACAAAGAAGACTTGTTGAAGCAGCACAGCGTGATGGTTTGGTTTACCGGCTTGAGCGGCTCCGGCAAAAGTACGATAGCCATTGCCTTGGAGCGCGAACTTCATAAAAGAGGATTGCTTTGCCGTATCCTGGATGGTGACAACATCCGCAGTGGCATCAACAATAATCTCGGTTTTACGGAGGCCGACCGTGTGGAGAATATCCGGCGTATAGCCGAAGTTTCCAAACTCTTTCTTGATACGGGTGTTATAACAATCGCGGCTTTTATCAGTCCTAATAACGATATTCGTGAAATGGCGGCTGATATTATCGGACAAGACGATTTTCTGGAAGTTTATGTCAGTACCCCGCTTGAAGAGTGTGAACGCCGTGACGTGAAGGGACTTTATGCCAAGGCACGTAAGGGAGAAATCAAGAATTTTACAGGTATTTCCGCGCCTTTTGAGGAACCGGCTCATCCGGCTTTGACGTTGGACACCTCTGTTCTCAGCCTGGAAGAATCGGTCAATAAACTGTTGGAACTCATTTTACCAAGAATTCAGAAGAAATAA